The following is a genomic window from Sphingobacterium spiritivorum.
AATGATCTTTTGATCATAGTCCATGATGGATTTTACGTCTGCAAGATTCTCTGCTAATGTTTTCCCAGTAACAGTCAGACAATCTCCGTGTAATAACCCCTCATCCAGTAAATATTTCAATACTGCAGGCGTACCTCCATATTGATGCAGATCCTGCATCAGATATTTTCCTGACGGTTTGAAATCCGCCAGTACAGGAGTTTCATCACTCATGCGTTGAAAGTCATCCTGTGTGATATCGACTCCTACAGCTTTTCCGATTGCGATAAAGTGTAATACCGCATTTGTGCTGCCGCCTAAAATTACAATTGCTCTAAGGGCATTTTCAAAGGCTTTACGTGTCATGATATCTGACGGCTTGATATCTTTTTCCAACAGTGTACGAATGTATTTACCTGCCTGAAGACATTCGTCTTTTTTATCTGAAGATACTGCCGGATTAGAAGATGAATAAGGTAGGCTCATCCCTAAGGCCTCAATCGCAGATGCCATTGTATTTGCAGTGTACATGCCACCGCAGGCTCCTGCTCCCGGACAGGTATGCTTGATGATTCCTTCGTAGTCTTCATCGGACAGGTTACCACAGATTTTTTGTCCTAATGCTTCAAAAGCCGATACAATATTCAGTTCTTCTCCTTTATAATGTCCCGGCGCTATTGTACCTCCGTATACCATTATAGAAGGACGATTCAGGCGACCCATAGCGATGACAGCGCCCGGCATGTTCTTGTCGCAACCCGGGATGGCAATCAATCCGTCATAGTACTGTCCGCCACAGATTGTTTCTATGCTGTCGGCTATGACATCACGACTTACCAACGAGTAGCGCATACCTTCTGTACCATTACTCATTCCGTCACTCACACCTATTGTTCCAAAAGTCAAGCC
Proteins encoded in this region:
- the ilvD gene encoding dihydroxy-acid dehydratase, with the translated sequence MKSSSNGENQMNKYSRTFTQDETQPAAKAMLYGIGLTDADMDKAQVGIASMGYDGNTCNMHLNDLAQVVKKGVWESELVGLTFGTIGVSDGMSNGTEGMRYSLVSRDVIADSIETICGGQYYDGLIAIPGCDKNMPGAVIAMGRLNRPSIMVYGGTIAPGHYKGEELNIVSAFEALGQKICGNLSDEDYEGIIKHTCPGAGACGGMYTANTMASAIEALGMSLPYSSSNPAVSSDKKDECLQAGKYIRTLLEKDIKPSDIMTRKAFENALRAIVILGGSTNAVLHFIAIGKAVGVDITQDDFQRMSDETPVLADFKPSGKYLMQDLHQYGGTPAVLKYLLDEGLLHGDCLTVTGKTLAENLADVKSIMDYDQKIIQPLSNPIKPSGHLQILYGNLAEKGSVAKISGKEGEKFTGPARVFDGEQNLIRGIQDGTVKKGDVVVIINEGPVGAPGMPEMLKPTSAIIGAGLGKSVALITDGRFSGGTHGFVVGHITPEAYQGGLIGLVENDDIIEIDAVNNTINLKVDDATIAKRREKWVQPSLKVSKGVLYKYAKTVSDASEGCVTDQ